The Rhodopseudomonas palustris genome window below encodes:
- a CDS encoding PQQ-dependent sugar dehydrogenase encodes MRRSLPTSRLALCLALVLPLAACGDQSNLAQGEDFGPSPTLPEPANTLLPTVNIAKAVGWSEGATPKPAEGFAVTAFARGLDHPRTIHVLPNGDVLVAETNAPERPEEGKGLKRRVAEYVMGQAGARTPSANRITLLRDADGDGVAEIRETFLQGLNSPFGMALVGNDFYVANTDAIVRFPYNPGDTRITAAGEKLADLPAGPLNHHWTKDLVASPDGRKLYATSGSNSNAAEHGMAVEENRAAVIEVDRESGATRLFASGLRNPNGPAFHPETGELWVVVNERDEIGSDLVPDYMTSVKDGGFYGWPYSYFGQHVDDRVKPPRPDLVEKAIVPDYALGNHTASLGLAFNTSDLFPDAMKGGAFVGQHGSWNRKPHSGYKVIFIPFKGGKPSGPPRDVLAGFLNADEQAQGRPVGVALDQRGALLVADDVGNAIWRVTPAGNQSASN; translated from the coding sequence ATGCGCCGATCGCTTCCGACCAGCCGGCTCGCCCTGTGCCTCGCCCTGGTGCTGCCGCTCGCGGCCTGCGGCGATCAGTCCAATCTGGCACAGGGCGAGGATTTCGGCCCCTCGCCGACGCTGCCGGAGCCGGCGAACACGCTGTTGCCGACGGTCAATATCGCAAAGGCGGTGGGCTGGTCAGAGGGCGCCACGCCGAAACCGGCCGAGGGATTTGCGGTGACGGCGTTCGCGAGGGGGCTCGATCACCCGCGCACGATCCACGTGCTGCCGAACGGCGACGTGCTGGTGGCCGAAACCAACGCGCCGGAACGCCCCGAAGAGGGCAAGGGCCTCAAGCGCCGGGTCGCCGAGTACGTCATGGGGCAGGCCGGCGCCCGGACGCCAAGCGCCAACCGCATCACCCTGCTGCGCGATGCCGACGGCGACGGCGTCGCCGAGATCCGCGAGACGTTCCTCCAGGGCCTCAATTCGCCGTTCGGCATGGCGCTGGTCGGTAACGACTTCTACGTCGCCAACACCGATGCGATCGTGCGTTTCCCCTACAATCCGGGCGACACCCGGATCACCGCAGCGGGCGAAAAGCTGGCCGATCTGCCGGCCGGCCCGCTCAATCATCACTGGACCAAGGATCTCGTCGCCAGCCCGGACGGCCGCAAGCTGTACGCGACCTCCGGCTCCAACAGCAACGCCGCCGAACACGGCATGGCGGTCGAGGAAAACCGCGCCGCCGTGATCGAGGTCGACCGGGAGAGCGGCGCGACGCGGCTGTTCGCGTCCGGCCTGCGCAACCCGAACGGTCCGGCTTTCCATCCCGAGACCGGCGAATTGTGGGTCGTCGTCAACGAGCGCGACGAGATCGGCAGCGACCTCGTGCCCGATTACATGACTTCGGTGAAGGACGGCGGATTCTACGGCTGGCCGTACAGCTACTTCGGCCAGCACGTCGATGACCGCGTCAAGCCGCCGCGGCCGGATCTGGTCGAAAAAGCGATCGTGCCGGACTACGCGCTGGGCAACCACACGGCCTCGCTCGGGCTCGCCTTCAACACCAGCGATCTGTTTCCCGACGCGATGAAGGGCGGTGCCTTCGTCGGCCAGCACGGCTCGTGGAATCGCAAGCCGCACTCCGGCTACAAGGTGATCTTCATCCCATTTAAAGGCGGCAAACCGTCCGGGCCGCCGCGCGACGTTCTGGCCGGCTTCCTCAACGCCGACGAACAGGCGCAGGGCCGCCCGGTCGGTGTCGCGCTGGACCAGCGCGGCGCGCTGCTGGTCGCCGACGACGTCGGCAACGCGATCTGGCGGGTGACCCCGGCGGGTAATCAGTCGGCATCCAATTGA
- a CDS encoding nucleotidyltransferase domain-containing protein, whose product MSVAFDIDEPLRLREAVNRLATVGPVETIILFGSRARGDHTPDSDYDLCVILSDDVAPGAFTPVSLWQQVSDLGIPIQIVPMRRSRFEAARTDSSSISHQIERDGRVVFDKTALSLAP is encoded by the coding sequence ATGAGCGTCGCTTTCGACATCGACGAACCGCTTCGTTTGCGCGAGGCCGTCAACCGGTTAGCCACGGTCGGGCCGGTCGAGACGATCATCCTGTTCGGAAGCCGAGCACGCGGAGACCACACGCCCGATAGTGATTACGACCTGTGCGTGATCTTGAGCGACGACGTCGCGCCGGGAGCGTTCACGCCGGTCTCTCTGTGGCAGCAGGTTTCGGATCTGGGCATTCCGATCCAAATCGTACCTATGCGTCGAAGCCGCTTCGAAGCGGCGCGGACCGACTCCAGCAGCATCAGTCATCAGATCGAGCGAGACGGCCGCGTCGTCTTCGACAAGACCGCGCTTTCATTGGCGCCATGA
- a CDS encoding HEPN domain-containing protein, which produces MSSSDPGLWLDLATSDATAARRLLTPPASLPQAAYLAQQAAEKAIKARLIALRIAFPRHGGRGHDLVALTNLVPAGDTARPLFEELSSITPWATAFRYPSDDPATEAHLTAEEIAAKLEQTETAIALVRGDLGRQQP; this is translated from the coding sequence ATGAGCTCGAGCGATCCCGGGCTCTGGCTTGATCTGGCTACGAGCGACGCAACTGCGGCACGCCGCTTGCTCACTCCTCCAGCTTCATTGCCGCAAGCCGCCTATCTGGCTCAACAAGCCGCCGAGAAGGCGATCAAGGCACGGCTGATTGCTCTTCGCATCGCTTTTCCGCGGCACGGCGGCCGAGGGCACGATCTAGTTGCGTTGACCAATCTGGTACCGGCCGGAGACACGGCCCGACCGCTGTTCGAAGAGCTCTCGTCGATCACACCCTGGGCGACCGCGTTTCGCTATCCTTCCGACGACCCCGCCACGGAAGCGCACCTGACGGCAGAAGAAATAGCGGCAAAGCTGGAGCAGACCGAAACGGCTATCGCCCTCGTGCGTGGAGACCTCGGCCGTCAGCAGCCGTGA
- a CDS encoding 2'-deoxycytidine 5'-triphosphate deaminase, which translates to MPFTLPPDANGILPDRMIAAMTESGLILPDYPFVESQIQPASLDLRLGPIAYRVRASFLPGPDCTVAERIDELKLHEIDLSDGAVLETNCVYIVPLLESLAMPRHIVAAANPKSSTGRLDVFTRVIADGTRRFDMIGAGYHGPLYAEISPKTFPVLLREGSRLSQVRFRVGQATLEQDELDALHDAERLVDADDADLTGGVALSVDLSGENSDGFVGYRAKRHTGVVDIDRRGGYAVGEFWEPIAARPDGTLILDPGEFYILASKEAVQVPPDYAAEMVPFDPLVGEFRVHYAGFFDPGFGYEGAGGSGARAVLEVRSREVPFILEHGQIVGRLIYEKMLSRPDAMYGQRIGSNYQAQGLKLSKHFKA; encoded by the coding sequence GTGCCGTTCACCCTGCCGCCCGACGCCAACGGAATTCTGCCCGACCGCATGATCGCGGCGATGACGGAGTCGGGCCTGATCCTGCCGGACTATCCGTTCGTCGAGAGCCAGATCCAGCCGGCCAGCCTCGACCTGCGACTCGGGCCGATTGCCTACCGGGTCCGCGCCAGCTTCCTGCCGGGGCCGGACTGCACCGTGGCGGAGCGGATCGACGAGCTGAAGCTGCACGAGATCGACCTGTCGGACGGCGCCGTGCTGGAAACCAACTGCGTCTATATCGTGCCGCTGCTCGAAAGTCTGGCGATGCCGCGCCACATCGTGGCGGCCGCCAATCCGAAAAGCTCGACCGGCCGGCTCGACGTGTTCACCCGGGTGATCGCCGACGGCACCCGCCGCTTCGACATGATCGGCGCCGGCTATCACGGTCCCCTCTACGCCGAGATCAGCCCGAAGACTTTCCCGGTGCTGCTGCGCGAAGGCTCGCGGCTGTCGCAGGTCCGCTTCCGCGTCGGCCAGGCCACGCTGGAGCAGGACGAACTCGACGCGCTGCATGATGCCGAGCGGCTGGTCGATGCCGACGATGCGGATCTCACCGGCGGCGTCGCGCTCAGCGTCGACCTCTCGGGCGAAAATTCCGACGGTTTCGTCGGCTATCGCGCCAAGCGCCACACCGGCGTCGTCGATATCGACCGCCGCGGCGGCTATGCGGTCGGCGAATTCTGGGAGCCGATCGCGGCTCGCCCCGACGGCACGCTGATCCTCGATCCCGGCGAATTCTACATCCTGGCTTCGAAGGAAGCCGTGCAGGTGCCGCCGGACTACGCGGCCGAGATGGTGCCGTTCGATCCCTTGGTCGGCGAATTCCGCGTGCACTATGCGGGCTTCTTCGATCCCGGCTTCGGTTACGAAGGCGCCGGCGGCTCGGGTGCCCGCGCGGTGCTGGAAGTTCGCTCGCGCGAAGTGCCGTTCATTCTCGAGCACGGCCAGATCGTCGGTCGCCTGATCTACGAAAAGATGCTGTCGCGCCCCGACGCGATGTACGGCCAGCGCATCGGCTCCAACTACCAAGCCCAGGGCCTGAAGCTGAGCAAGCACTTCAAGGCGTGA
- a CDS encoding O-succinylhomoserine sulfhydrylase, producing the protein MSESKPTIPVPATAHFRRETRLVHSGSLRSQFGETSEALFLTQGFVYDSAEQCEARFTGDDAGFQYSRFSNPTVFSFEQRMAEFEGAEAARSTATGMAAVTAAMLAPLRAGDHVVASKAMFGSCRYVVEDLLPRYGIESTLVDGLDLDQWQRAVRPNTKTFFLESPTNPTLDVLDIGAIAEIAHAAGARLVVDNVFATPIWQSPLQLGADVVVYSATKHIDGQGRCLGGVVLSSQAFIEEHIQMYLRQTGPSLSPFNAWVLLKGLETLAVRVEKQTSNAAAIADALAGHPKVPRLVYPGRDDHPQAATVKKQMGAGSTLVGFEVKGGKAEAFRFLNALKLVKISNNLGDAKSLVTHPATTTHQRLKPEARAELGISEGFIRLSAGLEHKDDLIEDLLAALDKV; encoded by the coding sequence ATGTCCGAGTCCAAACCGACCATTCCCGTTCCCGCCACGGCCCATTTCCGCCGCGAGACCCGCCTGGTGCATTCCGGCAGCTTGCGCTCGCAATTCGGGGAGACGTCCGAGGCGTTGTTCCTGACCCAGGGCTTCGTCTACGACAGCGCCGAGCAGTGCGAAGCGCGCTTCACCGGCGATGACGCCGGCTTCCAATATTCGCGGTTCTCGAACCCGACCGTGTTCAGCTTCGAGCAGCGGATGGCGGAGTTCGAGGGCGCCGAAGCGGCGCGCTCGACCGCCACCGGTATGGCTGCGGTGACCGCCGCGATGCTGGCGCCGCTGCGCGCGGGCGATCACGTCGTCGCTTCCAAGGCGATGTTCGGCTCGTGCCGCTATGTCGTCGAAGACCTGCTGCCGCGCTACGGCATCGAGTCGACGCTGGTCGACGGCCTCGATCTCGACCAGTGGCAGCGCGCGGTTCGGCCGAACACCAAGACGTTCTTCCTGGAGAGCCCGACCAACCCGACCCTCGACGTGCTCGACATCGGCGCGATCGCCGAGATCGCGCATGCGGCCGGGGCACGGCTCGTGGTCGACAACGTGTTCGCGACGCCGATCTGGCAGAGCCCGCTGCAGCTCGGTGCCGACGTCGTGGTTTACTCCGCCACCAAGCACATCGACGGCCAGGGCCGCTGTCTCGGCGGCGTGGTGCTGTCGTCGCAGGCGTTCATCGAAGAACACATCCAAATGTATCTGCGCCAGACCGGCCCGTCGCTGTCGCCGTTCAACGCCTGGGTGCTGCTGAAGGGCCTGGAAACGCTGGCGGTCCGGGTCGAGAAGCAGACCTCCAATGCGGCCGCGATCGCCGATGCGCTGGCCGGCCACCCGAAGGTGCCGCGCCTGGTGTATCCGGGCCGCGATGATCACCCCCAGGCCGCCACGGTTAAGAAGCAGATGGGCGCCGGCTCGACCCTGGTCGGCTTCGAAGTAAAGGGCGGCAAGGCCGAAGCCTTCCGCTTCCTCAACGCGCTGAAGCTGGTGAAGATCAGCAACAATCTCGGCGACGCCAAGAGCCTCGTCACCCACCCGGCCACGACGACGCATCAGCGCCTCAAGCCTGAAGCGCGCGCCGAACTCGGCATCAGCGAAGGCTTCATCCGGTTGTCGGCCGGCCTCGAACACAAAGACGATCTGATCGAGGATCTGCTCGCCGCGCTCGACAAGGTGTGA
- a CDS encoding SGNH/GDSL hydrolase family protein has product MRVSGPLRSAAVAAFLATASLLIAPPQSFAQTPSEPAPPAAEAAPIVAPGEGEVDVSTLERKKTVAGAALDKIKDVAKQAGDILGRVPCLPPKGGAKSIGALPRVARKLADHRPVVIVAFGSSSTQGYGSTSPAFNYPNRLAAQLRRHYPASDITVVNSGKGGEDAPEMMRRLKSTVLDAKPDLVIWQVGTNAILRNLDPADTGKLVDDGIKAIQSAGADIVLVDPQYVPRVNERGENAGKMIKALGRLAELRRVGIFPRFEVMKEWHEQQAIPFDKFVIADGLHMNDWGYACFAQLLGDGIIRSVDQVRLGTAGPSDVTAFRPM; this is encoded by the coding sequence ATGAGAGTTTCCGGCCCTTTGAGATCGGCCGCCGTCGCGGCGTTTTTGGCGACGGCGTCCCTCCTGATCGCTCCTCCGCAAAGCTTCGCGCAGACCCCATCGGAGCCAGCCCCGCCAGCCGCCGAGGCGGCGCCGATCGTGGCGCCCGGCGAGGGCGAGGTCGATGTTTCTACGCTCGAGCGCAAGAAAACCGTCGCGGGCGCCGCGCTCGACAAGATTAAAGATGTCGCCAAGCAGGCCGGCGACATCCTCGGTCGCGTGCCCTGCCTGCCGCCGAAGGGCGGCGCCAAGTCGATCGGCGCCTTGCCGCGGGTGGCACGCAAGCTGGCCGATCACCGCCCGGTGGTGATCGTGGCATTCGGCTCGTCCTCCACCCAGGGCTACGGTTCGACGTCGCCGGCCTTCAATTATCCGAACCGGCTGGCCGCGCAGCTCCGCCGCCATTACCCGGCCTCCGACATCACCGTGGTCAACAGCGGCAAGGGCGGCGAAGACGCGCCCGAAATGATGCGGCGGCTGAAGTCGACGGTGCTGGATGCGAAGCCGGATCTGGTGATCTGGCAGGTCGGCACCAACGCGATCCTGCGCAATCTCGATCCGGCCGACACCGGCAAGCTGGTCGACGACGGCATCAAGGCGATCCAGTCCGCCGGCGCCGATATCGTGCTGGTCGATCCGCAATACGTGCCGCGCGTCAACGAGCGCGGCGAGAACGCCGGCAAGATGATCAAGGCGCTCGGCCGGCTCGCCGAGCTGCGCCGTGTCGGCATCTTTCCGCGGTTCGAAGTGATGAAGGAATGGCACGAGCAGCAGGCCATCCCGTTCGACAAGTTCGTGATCGCCGACGGGCTGCACATGAACGACTGGGGCTACGCCTGCTTCGCGCAGCTGCTCGGCGACGGCATCATTCGCTCGGTCGATCAGGTCCGTCTCGGCACCGCCGGTCCGAGTGACGTCACGGCATTTCGGCCGATGTAA
- a CDS encoding SGNH/GDSL hydrolase family protein, giving the protein MKAVAMAGLKWMVAVALLTAVGLSPRAAVAEDAPTCVPPAYLLASEAKLKGVAAALKTTHKLDILVVGSRSSTILSAENSSYPGRLQTLLRDRFPGVTINVMVEMRPKRTAADIATGLAALVAERKPVLVIWQTGTFDAIRSIDPDDFRTALGQGIDAVKQAGSDIILMNLQYSPRTETMINPAPYLDAMRVVAQEHDVPLFDRFSLMRHWNETGEFDLFSPAPGIDLALRVHNCLARALMAFVIEAAQTDPAEARTQR; this is encoded by the coding sequence ATGAAGGCCGTGGCGATGGCCGGCTTGAAGTGGATGGTGGCCGTGGCGCTGCTCACGGCGGTCGGCTTGTCGCCCCGCGCAGCCGTCGCCGAGGATGCCCCCACCTGTGTTCCGCCAGCCTATCTGCTGGCCAGCGAAGCCAAGCTGAAGGGCGTCGCCGCGGCGCTGAAGACCACTCACAAGCTCGACATCCTGGTGGTCGGCAGCCGCTCCTCCACCATCCTGTCGGCCGAAAACAGCTCCTATCCCGGCCGGTTGCAGACCCTGCTGCGCGACCGTTTCCCGGGCGTGACCATCAACGTGATGGTCGAGATGCGGCCGAAGCGCACCGCCGCCGACATCGCCACCGGGCTGGCGGCGCTGGTCGCCGAACGTAAGCCTGTGCTGGTGATCTGGCAGACCGGCACGTTCGACGCGATCCGCTCGATCGACCCGGACGATTTCCGCACCGCGTTGGGGCAGGGCATCGATGCGGTGAAGCAGGCCGGCTCTGACATCATCTTGATGAATTTGCAGTATAGTCCCCGCACCGAGACCATGATCAATCCGGCGCCGTATCTCGACGCGATGCGGGTGGTGGCGCAGGAACACGACGTTCCGCTGTTCGACCGCTTCTCTCTGATGCGCCACTGGAACGAGACGGGCGAATTCGATCTGTTCAGCCCGGCGCCGGGGATTGATCTGGCGCTGCGCGTGCACAACTGCCTGGCGCGCGCGCTGATGGCATTCGTCATCGAGGCTGCGCAGACCGATCCGGCGGAGGCAAGGACCCAGCGTTAA
- a CDS encoding OpgC domain-containing protein: MTPPVTTVAEPITGAPPAGGPPTEPAAPPSRPATPPPRKPAPKRELRLDLFRGLALWLIFIDHLPANVLTWFTLRNYGFSDATEIFIFISGYTAAFVYGKAMTELGFVVAAARILKRVWQIYVAHVFLFTIFLAEISYVATSFQNPLYSEEMGILDFLKQPDVTIVQALLLRFRPVNMDVLPLYIVLMFFLPPILWLMRRWPDITLGLATLLYAATWQFDLHLTAYPSGAWVFNPYAWQLLFVFGAWCAMGGAKRLSRVLASKVTLWLAAAYLVAAFYVTLTWYTPQLFHTLPKWLEQWMYPIDKPNLDVLRFAHFLALAALTVRFIPRDWPALSSPWLRPLILCGQHSLEIFCIGIFLAFAGYFILAEVSGGAVLHFFVSVTGICIMSAAAWLFSWYKNVASKAGSRTPPDADLAGGDAA; encoded by the coding sequence ATGACTCCTCCCGTCACCACCGTTGCCGAGCCGATCACCGGCGCGCCGCCCGCAGGCGGTCCGCCGACCGAGCCGGCTGCGCCGCCATCGCGGCCGGCGACCCCGCCGCCGCGCAAGCCGGCGCCGAAACGGGAATTGCGGCTGGATCTGTTTCGTGGCTTGGCGCTGTGGCTGATCTTCATCGATCACCTGCCGGCCAACGTGCTGACCTGGTTCACGCTGCGGAATTACGGCTTCTCCGACGCCACCGAGATCTTCATCTTCATCTCCGGCTACACCGCCGCCTTCGTGTACGGCAAGGCGATGACCGAGCTCGGCTTCGTGGTCGCGGCGGCGCGCATCCTGAAGCGGGTCTGGCAGATCTACGTCGCGCACGTCTTCCTGTTCACGATCTTCCTGGCCGAGATCTCCTACGTCGCCACCAGCTTCCAGAACCCGCTGTATTCCGAGGAAATGGGCATCCTCGACTTCCTCAAGCAGCCCGACGTCACCATCGTGCAGGCGCTGCTGCTGCGGTTTCGCCCCGTCAATATGGACGTGCTGCCGCTGTACATCGTGCTGATGTTCTTCCTGCCGCCGATCCTTTGGCTGATGCGGCGATGGCCCGACATCACGCTGGGGCTGGCGACGCTGCTTTATGCCGCGACCTGGCAGTTCGACCTGCATCTGACCGCATATCCGAGCGGTGCCTGGGTGTTCAATCCGTACGCCTGGCAGCTGCTGTTCGTGTTCGGCGCCTGGTGCGCGATGGGCGGCGCCAAGCGGCTGTCGCGGGTGCTGGCGTCGAAAGTGACGCTGTGGCTGGCGGCCGCCTATCTGGTGGCGGCGTTCTACGTTACGCTGACCTGGTACACGCCGCAACTGTTCCACACCCTGCCGAAATGGCTCGAGCAGTGGATGTACCCGATCGACAAGCCGAACCTCGACGTGTTGCGTTTCGCGCACTTCCTGGCGCTGGCGGCCCTGACGGTGCGGTTCATTCCGCGCGACTGGCCGGCCTTAAGCTCGCCCTGGTTGCGGCCCTTGATCCTGTGTGGCCAGCACTCGCTCGAGATCTTCTGCATTGGCATCTTTCTCGCTTTCGCCGGCTATTTCATCCTGGCGGAAGTCTCCGGCGGCGCGGTGCTGCATTTCTTCGTCAGTGTGACAGGGATTTGCATCATGTCTGCCGCTGCGTGGCTGTTCTCGTGGTACAAGAATGTGGCGAGCAAGGCCGGGTCGCGGACCCCACCGGACGCCGACCTCGCGGGAGGCGATGCAGCATGA
- the apaG gene encoding Co2+/Mg2+ efflux protein ApaG — protein MYRAVTRRIEVTVEPNYLPERSSAENRQYFWSYTVVITNSGEETVKLRTRHWVITDASGRTQEVRGEGVVGEQPVLAPGERFEYTSGVPLPTASGFMAGRYQMETEAGEKFEIDVPPFSLDSPEGKRTLN, from the coding sequence ATGTACCGCGCCGTCACCCGCCGGATCGAAGTGACCGTTGAGCCCAATTATCTGCCGGAGCGTTCCTCGGCGGAGAACCGGCAGTATTTTTGGTCCTACACCGTGGTGATCACCAATTCGGGCGAGGAAACCGTCAAGCTGCGCACCCGGCATTGGGTGATCACCGACGCCTCCGGCCGAACCCAGGAAGTACGCGGCGAAGGCGTGGTCGGCGAACAGCCGGTGCTCGCGCCGGGTGAGCGGTTCGAATATACCAGCGGCGTCCCCCTCCCGACCGCCTCCGGCTTCATGGCCGGCCGCTATCAGATGGAAACCGAAGCGGGCGAGAAGTTCGAGATCGACGTCCCGCCGTTTTCGCTGGACAGCCCGGAGGGCAAGCGGACGCTGAATTGA